AGTAAATTCATATATTAAAAATTATGAAAATGTATTTTATAAAGAAAAATTTTTGAGCGATGTATGCACTAGAAACATGGAAAAATTGGTTCAAGTTTTAAGGCTTACAGAAAGCCAAAAGATAGAAATCAAAAGAGCAATGGTAGCATACAAAATTAGAAATAATAAAGAATTTGATTTTAGTGGATTTTTAAAATTGGAAGTGAAGATTAAAAATGATGGAAAGAAATATTTTTCAAAACTCATCAATGATATGTGGGCATAAAATCAGTTTGAATGCTATTGAAAATAAATTTTCTCATATATACGTAGAGGAGGAAATAAAAAATTTTAAAGTCACAAGGAAAATATTACAAAATTTCCCGAATAGTAAGCTTATATACATAAATAACTATAGAGATGTATTTAATAGAGTGAGACAAAATTTTAATGTTCAAAAATATTCACAGAAGCTTATACTAGCAAAGGCAAAAAGTAATTTTATATATGATGGTTCTGATATGTGTGAGGATTTTGGACAAGAAAATTTTTATTATTCTTCTAGCATATTAAATTGTATATATAATTGTGAGTACTGTTATTTAAAAGGGTTATATCCGTCTAGTAACGTAGTTATATTTGTGAATGTAGAAGACTTTATAGAAGCAGCAGTAGAGAAGGGTAAAGGAAAGAAAATATATGTTTGCATATCCTATGATTCTGATATATTGGTTTTTGAGAATATTACAGGTTTTGCTGAGAAGTGGATAAGGATGGCAGAAAAAAATCCTAACATACTTATTGAGATAAGAACTAAAAGTATAAATTTCAAAAGTGTAAAACATCTTGATATACCAAGTAATGTTATATTTGCATGGTCTCTTTTGCCAGATGAAGTTATACAAAAATACGAATTTAAAGTACCTAGTCTAAATAGTAGATTAAAGAGTATAGGTGAAGCTATAGAAAAAGGGGTACAGGTAAGGCTTTCAATTGAACCAATAATGCAAATAAATAATTTTGATAATGTATATGAAAAATTTATAACAAAAATATTTAATTCAATAAATAAGGAAAAAGTGAGAGATATAAATATTGATACCTTTAGAGTAAAAAAAGAACATTTAAAGAGAATTAGAAAATTAAATCCATATGAAAATATTTTTGGATATAAATTTTCTAATATTGATGATTATTATACTTATGAGGATTCTAAAAGAATGAAGGAGCACGTTTATAATCTTGTTAGAAAATATGTACCAGAAAATAAAATATTTTAAATTTTCATAGGAATCCAAATTTGTTGACCAATGTATATGAAATTTTCTATGTGATTTATTTTTTTTATTAAAGAGGATGTTTTCCAAGGATTACATTCTGGCATGCATAGATTTGATATGCTTATAAGAGAATCTCCTTCACGTACTATGTACAATATTAATTCGCATCTTTTTAATAATATATACTCATAAAGGCTTGATAGCTTAATTAATAAAATAGAGAGTAAAGCCGTTAATATGCTTAAAAATACATAGGTTAGGAAGTGATTTCGATTCATTGTTAAAAAATCATATACAATACCAGTTTCTAATAGTAAGGTTGAAAAAAGCGCCACGTTGATAGTACATATTTCTTCGGGTGTTTTTTTTGTGTAAATTTTTTTGAGTAGAGGCATATTAGTATATCTAATCATTAAGATCACCTACAAGAAAAAATTTATTACATACATTCAGTATTATTGCCATAAAAATGAATTGTAACGTGGAAATATAAGGTAAAATCCTAGTGCGATGAAAATTATGATTAACGAATGCCCTCTGAAAAATTTATAAAATGATGAATAGAAAATAAATTAGTGGAAATAATTTCTAGTAGATGGAGGGATGGATATGAAAAAAAAGATTTTAATGGTAATAATACTTGCAATTTTTTATATAGTTTTTATGAGTGTTAATTATGTATTCGCAAATACAGAGATGAATAGTAGTGAAGATAATGTGCAAATGAGTATAGCTAAAAAAGTTATAAGATTCCATGTGCTTGCAAATAGCGATTCAGGTGAAGATCAAAGTTTAAAATTAAAGGTTAGAGATGCTGTTATAAATTATATGAAGCCTAAGCTTGAAAATAGTAAAGATATAAATGAATCGAGAAAAATTTTAATTAATAGTGATTGGGCTATAAGAAGAATTGCGGATAAGGTTATTAAAGAAAATGGTTATCAATATAAAGTTAATACTGAATTAGCAAAGGTTGATTTTCCAGTTAAAAGTTATGGAAATATAATATTACCTGAAGGAAAATATGAGGCTTATAGAATTCTTATTGGACAAGCAAAAGGACACAATTGGTGGTGCGTAATGTTTCCGCCGCTATGTTTTACGGATATAACTAAAGGAGCAATAGAGGAGAAAAAAACAGATAATGAGATGAAAAAGGTATTAACACCAGAAGAATATAAGGTTGTATGTAATTATAAGGATGATGGAAAGATTCATGTTAAATTTAAAATAGTAGAAGAGATGAAGAAAATTATTAATGATTTGAAAAAATGAGTACATAAGACAAACAATGCAGATTAATTACTATAGTCTGCATTGTTTATATCTATTTTTTGATTTTTATTTATTAAATTAATAAGAAGTTCACATATGTTTTTACCACTATATGGTTTGGAAAAATTACTGCAGTTGTTTTTCATCGTATCTAATAATTCAGGATTAGAAATTAAATTTTCTATAGTAACGCAGCAGTTTTCAATATCATGTATACTTATTGCTAAATTGTGTTTTAAAAGAAAATCTTCATTTTTTTCCTCTTGACCAGGTAGTGGAGAAAAAATAGCTAGAGGAATTCTGCAAATTAAAGCTTCTGTTATAGTAAGTCCACCAGGTTTAGTAAGAAGTAAGTCAGAGGCCTGCATATATCTATTTACTTCTTTTGTGTATCCAAGTATTCTCGTTTCAACATTTGAGATTTCAGCTATTTCTAAGAGTTTTGAATAAAGTTTTTTATTGTTACCAGTTATTATTATAATCTGAATATTAGCGTTTGATTTTGAAAGAGACTCATATATTTTTTCAATTTTACCAAAGCCGAGGCTTCCCCCCATTATGAGTATGGTTTTCTTATGTAGAGATAAATTTAACTCGTTTAACGTTTCATTTTTATCAAAGGTTTTCATGAAGTCGGGATCAACAGGTATACCCAAATCATAAATGTTTTCTCTTTTTACACCCCGTTTAACCATCTCTTCTATCATATCAGAATTAGATACTATGTAAGAATCTACTTGTGGTCTTATCCAAAAGCTGTGAGGAGCATAATCAGTAAGTATACAAAGCATAGGTGTTTTTAAAGATTCTTTGGATTTTAATATGGAAACCATCTCTGTAGGAAATGGATGAGTACATATAATTACATCTGGATTAAAACTTTCAATTATAGGAATAAGTTTATATGCCATGAATTCATTTAGTTT
The Clostridium felsineum DSM 794 DNA segment above includes these coding regions:
- the spoIIR gene encoding stage II sporulation protein R; amino-acid sequence: MKKKILMVIILAIFYIVFMSVNYVFANTEMNSSEDNVQMSIAKKVIRFHVLANSDSGEDQSLKLKVRDAVINYMKPKLENSKDINESRKILINSDWAIRRIADKVIKENGYQYKVNTELAKVDFPVKSYGNIILPEGKYEAYRILIGQAKGHNWWCVMFPPLCFTDITKGAIEEKKTDNEMKKVLTPEEYKVVCNYKDDGKIHVKFKIVEEMKKIINDLKK
- a CDS encoding MGDG synthase family glycosyltransferase, which translates into the protein MKFLILSVSAGGGHIHAAYALKKYITQYEEGSQVELLDTIKYLNPFLDKVLIGGYLKTLKVSPALFGKLYNFTEKDDNLASLSNKLNEFMAYKLIPIIESFNPDVIICTHPFPTEMVSILKSKESLKTPMLCILTDYAPHSFWIRPQVDSYIVSNSDMIEEMVKRGVKRENIYDLGIPVDPDFMKTFDKNETLNELNLSLHKKTILIMGGSLGFGKIEKIYESLSKSNANIQIIIITGNNKKLYSKLLEIAEISNVETRILGYTKEVNRYMQASDLLLTKPGGLTITEALICRIPLAIFSPLPGQEEKNEDFLLKHNLAISIHDIENCCVTIENLISNPELLDTMKNNCSNFSKPYSGKNICELLINLINKNQKIDINNADYSN
- a CDS encoding SPL family radical SAM protein, yielding MMERNIFQNSSMICGHKISLNAIENKFSHIYVEEEIKNFKVTRKILQNFPNSKLIYINNYRDVFNRVRQNFNVQKYSQKLILAKAKSNFIYDGSDMCEDFGQENFYYSSSILNCIYNCEYCYLKGLYPSSNVVIFVNVEDFIEAAVEKGKGKKIYVCISYDSDILVFENITGFAEKWIRMAEKNPNILIEIRTKSINFKSVKHLDIPSNVIFAWSLLPDEVIQKYEFKVPSLNSRLKSIGEAIEKGVQVRLSIEPIMQINNFDNVYEKFITKIFNSINKEKVRDINIDTFRVKKEHLKRIRKLNPYENIFGYKFSNIDDYYTYEDSKRMKEHVYNLVRKYVPENKIF